A genomic region of Yoonia sp. BS5-3 contains the following coding sequences:
- a CDS encoding TnsA endonuclease N-terminal domain-containing protein: MPKKTDAALGEFAFFKFLLTFYQQNKKRIRVSYRDLSKKFLDFNDPENAHAYLRTPQFEALEIYVFLKEFLDNKRIEQIFKEWYEKEGVFADRAEGGVAADTGQISLFEDVSQKQYEDVFKAMRKNARAYPNYIFALTMGTGKTILMATCIFYEFILANKWKKDPKYCHNALVFSPDKTVLLSLRELETFELSKVVPPEYVNFLTSHIRFHFLEEAGTSLDTLDQSMFNVIVSNTQKIILKRKNKEKTAIDDLFGATPDTFKESGSVYADAADLYDFDTPEEEGELTTNQRFEKLTRLGQLGIYVDEAHHAFGKKLAKDMGIGAKETDNSLRTTIDKLASRLERAGTRVVACFNYTGTPYIGQTVLPEVVYAYGLSDAIANEYLKKADLHGYSNTKSEEFLRIAIDDFLTKTDGLRPEGLLPKMAIFATTIDEVRNELQPLVAKILEEKGLPADSILVNLGDDKTTNDDIREFIRLDTPGSKKQFILLVNKGREGWNCRSLFSVAMFRTPKSKVFVLQATMRCFRSIGETQHTAHVYLSADNLQILNDELSQNFRLSADDLNNANSHKQRYEILVKEPVERIKLQRVRRSFELIEKELLPNQELGINRADKSAWQMLTGKYNLLETVQSGIEPSQIGKTASSKTIDRTELRQKVVFSEIMLVSEVARYLGRSPLEIEAILKSTGEGIQNILDAINDYNELLYDVVIPRLFGLLYDLEQHEITEEHEVELVRLPENGSYSVMADPNLVVTDQDVEDALVSSKSFHLDTYAFDSRPEQTLFWDLIREGAVKKLYFTGMLTHGQSEFFIQYVDPESRMVRSYYPDFLFEKDDGTYVIVEVKGDNMIDDPIVQAKREYAEQMAEASGMKYAIIKGTDAEAHNFSFLLSAL; the protein is encoded by the coding sequence ATGCCTAAAAAGACCGACGCCGCCCTTGGCGAATTCGCCTTCTTCAAGTTCCTCCTGACGTTCTACCAGCAGAATAAGAAGCGGATCAGAGTCAGCTATCGCGATCTGTCGAAGAAGTTCCTCGACTTCAACGATCCCGAAAACGCCCACGCCTACTTGCGCACGCCGCAGTTCGAGGCGCTGGAAATCTATGTGTTCTTGAAGGAGTTCTTGGACAACAAGCGCATCGAACAGATCTTCAAGGAATGGTACGAAAAAGAGGGCGTGTTCGCCGACCGCGCCGAGGGCGGCGTCGCAGCCGACACCGGGCAAATCAGCCTGTTCGAGGACGTATCCCAGAAGCAATACGAGGACGTGTTCAAAGCCATGCGTAAAAACGCGCGGGCCTATCCGAACTACATCTTCGCGCTGACCATGGGCACCGGCAAAACCATTCTGATGGCCACGTGCATCTTCTACGAGTTTATCTTGGCCAACAAATGGAAGAAGGACCCCAAATACTGCCACAACGCGCTGGTATTCTCGCCTGACAAAACGGTGCTTTTGTCGCTGCGCGAGCTTGAAACCTTTGAATTGTCCAAGGTGGTGCCGCCTGAGTACGTGAACTTTCTGACGTCCCACATCCGGTTCCACTTTCTGGAAGAGGCGGGAACGTCCCTCGACACACTCGACCAGTCCATGTTCAACGTCATTGTGTCCAACACGCAGAAGATCATTCTGAAGCGAAAGAACAAGGAAAAGACCGCCATAGATGATCTGTTCGGCGCAACGCCGGATACGTTCAAAGAGAGCGGGAGCGTCTATGCCGATGCCGCTGACTTATACGATTTCGACACGCCGGAAGAAGAAGGCGAGCTGACCACCAATCAACGGTTTGAGAAGCTCACCCGTCTTGGACAGCTGGGCATCTACGTGGACGAGGCGCACCACGCCTTTGGCAAAAAACTTGCCAAAGATATGGGGATCGGGGCGAAAGAAACGGACAATAGCCTGCGCACGACCATCGACAAGCTGGCTTCTCGCCTCGAGCGGGCAGGAACGCGCGTTGTCGCCTGTTTCAACTACACTGGTACGCCATATATCGGCCAGACCGTGCTGCCCGAGGTCGTCTATGCCTATGGTTTGAGCGACGCGATCGCCAACGAGTACCTGAAGAAGGCCGACCTGCACGGATATTCGAACACCAAGTCGGAAGAGTTCCTGCGCATCGCTATCGATGACTTCCTCACGAAGACTGACGGATTGCGACCAGAAGGTCTGCTGCCGAAGATGGCGATTTTCGCGACCACGATTGATGAGGTGCGCAACGAGCTCCAGCCGCTTGTCGCAAAAATTCTTGAAGAGAAAGGGCTTCCCGCAGACAGCATCCTTGTAAACCTCGGAGATGATAAGACAACTAACGACGACATTCGCGAGTTCATCCGCCTTGATACGCCAGGCTCCAAGAAGCAGTTCATCCTGCTAGTGAACAAGGGACGCGAGGGATGGAACTGTCGCTCGCTGTTCAGCGTGGCGATGTTCCGAACGCCAAAGTCGAAGGTATTTGTTCTTCAGGCTACTATGCGTTGTTTCCGGTCAATCGGCGAAACCCAGCACACAGCGCACGTCTACCTTTCAGCGGACAACCTTCAGATTTTGAATGACGAACTTAGCCAAAACTTCAGGCTGTCTGCGGACGACCTGAACAATGCAAACAGCCATAAGCAAAGATACGAGATTCTGGTCAAAGAACCCGTTGAGAGGATCAAGTTGCAACGTGTTCGCCGTTCCTTTGAGCTGATCGAAAAGGAACTGCTTCCAAACCAGGAGCTTGGCATTAATCGCGCTGATAAGAGCGCTTGGCAAATGCTGACCGGGAAGTACAACCTCCTCGAGACCGTACAAAGCGGCATCGAGCCATCTCAAATAGGCAAAACGGCTTCCTCCAAAACCATCGACCGGACGGAACTACGACAGAAAGTCGTGTTCTCGGAGATTATGCTTGTTTCCGAAGTCGCGAGGTATTTGGGGCGCAGCCCGTTGGAAATCGAAGCGATCCTTAAATCCACCGGTGAAGGCATTCAAAACATCCTCGACGCGATCAACGATTACAACGAATTGCTCTACGACGTGGTGATCCCGCGCCTCTTTGGTCTTTTGTACGATTTGGAGCAACACGAAATCACCGAAGAGCATGAAGTCGAACTCGTGAGATTGCCCGAAAATGGCTCATACTCTGTAATGGCCGATCCAAATCTGGTGGTGACAGATCAAGACGTTGAAGATGCGCTTGTTTCTTCGAAATCGTTCCACCTGGATACATATGCGTTTGACTCGCGGCCTGAGCAGACGCTTTTTTGGGATTTGATCCGAGAAGGAGCCGTCAAAAAACTGTACTTCACCGGAATGCTGACCCATGGCCAGTCTGAGTTCTTCATCCAATACGTGGATCCAGAGTCAAGAATGGTCCGAAGCTACTATCCAGATTTTTTGTTCGAAAAAGACGATGGGACTTATGTGATCGTCGAGGTGAAAGGCGACAACATGATCGACGACCCGATTGTGCAGGCTAAACGTGAGTATGCTGAGCAGATGGCCGAGGCATCCGGTATGAAATATGCGATTATAAAGGGAACCGACGCTGAGGCTCATAATTTCAGCTTTCTACTATCAGCATTGTAG